From Streptomyces asiaticus, one genomic window encodes:
- the idi gene encoding isopentenyl-diphosphate Delta-isomerase, whose amino-acid sequence MPITPANGGSAETAAPSGSAEPIMLELVDEDGTTIGTAEKLSAHLAPGKLHRAFSVFLFDDEGRLLLQRRALGKYHSPGVWSNTCCGHPYPGEPPFVAAARRTAEELGTAPALLREAGTVRYNHPDPASGLVEQEYNHLFAGLVRATPRPDPEEIGEIAFVTPDELAKLRDEGPFSAWFMTVLDAARPTVRELTGTAAGW is encoded by the coding sequence ATGCCGATCACACCTGCCAACGGCGGCTCCGCCGAGACCGCCGCGCCGAGCGGTTCCGCAGAGCCGATCATGCTCGAGCTGGTCGACGAGGACGGTACGACGATCGGCACCGCGGAGAAGCTCTCCGCACATCTCGCGCCCGGCAAGCTGCACCGGGCGTTTTCGGTCTTCCTCTTCGACGACGAGGGGCGGCTGCTGCTCCAGCGCCGCGCGCTGGGCAAGTACCACTCCCCCGGGGTCTGGTCCAACACCTGCTGCGGCCACCCGTACCCCGGTGAGCCGCCGTTCGTGGCCGCCGCCCGGCGCACCGCCGAGGAGCTGGGCACGGCACCCGCGCTGCTGCGGGAGGCGGGCACGGTCCGCTACAACCACCCGGACCCGGCCTCCGGCCTGGTGGAGCAGGAGTACAACCACCTCTTCGCGGGGCTGGTGCGGGCGACCCCGCGCCCGGACCCCGAGGAGATCGGCGAGATCGCCTTCGTCACCCCCGACGAGCTGGCGAAGCTGCGCGACGAGGGGCCGTTCTCGGCGTGGTTCATGACCGTGCTGGACGCGGCCCGCCCGACGGTCCGTGAGCTCACCGGGACGGCGGCAGGCTGGTAG
- a CDS encoding ATP-binding protein, translating into MEIVGRVPSEAGHAPPAPPPPVGYEGTWRFTAPALDSSVPQARHAVRELLAHQRVPVNDELVESLLLIVSELVTNAVRHAALLSPEIAVEVSLSRDWVRIAVEDNHPYRPVALMADQGGTGGRGLLLVTAITEEAGGVYDVDHTASGGKVVWAALPLPGAATSLPPSR; encoded by the coding sequence ATGGAGATCGTCGGGAGAGTCCCCTCCGAAGCGGGACACGCCCCGCCCGCGCCGCCGCCCCCGGTCGGCTACGAGGGGACCTGGCGGTTCACCGCACCGGCCCTGGACTCCTCCGTGCCACAGGCCCGGCACGCGGTGCGCGAGCTGCTGGCCCATCAGCGGGTGCCGGTGAACGACGAACTGGTGGAGAGTCTGCTTCTGATCGTCTCCGAGCTGGTCACCAACGCGGTACGGCATGCCGCGCTGCTCTCCCCCGAGATCGCCGTCGAGGTCTCCCTGAGCCGGGACTGGGTCCGGATCGCCGTCGAGGACAACCATCCCTACCGGCCCGTGGCGCTGATGGCGGACCAGGGCGGGACCGGTGGGCGGGGACTGCTGCTGGTGACGGCGATCACGGAGGAGGCGGGCGGGGTCTACGACGTGGACCACACGGCGAGCGGCGGCAAGGTGGTCTGGGCCGCCCTTCCGCTGCCCGGCGCGGCTACCAGCCTGCCGCCGTCCCGGTGA
- a CDS encoding LPFR motif small protein codes for MFRAIADVLRAIGAAIATVVTLPFRAVARLFGGVSDAASGPRRRRV; via the coding sequence GTGTTCCGTGCCATCGCCGACGTGCTCCGTGCCATCGGTGCCGCCATCGCGACCGTGGTGACGCTTCCCTTCCGCGCTGTGGCCCGCCTTTTCGGCGGTGTCTCCGACGCGGCGAGCGGACCGCGCCGCAGGCGGGTGTGA
- a CDS encoding SCO6745 family protein gives MTTLPELAARRCYSVINPLHSAIYFSPDFGEELAELGLKDGAAAYFVGRAAPLGRVGAGTVTATFFNFSHELVARHIPAAWDVVSPEVALEARLRAADSVLRRVLGEEVIASKELAEAAELALRATEACSRLARPLYAAHADLPVPDAPHLALWHAATLLREHRGDAHLMTLVGAGLDAVEALASHTATGQGMSTKWILRTRGYSAEEWEAGRQRLRDRGLLTADNELTEAGERLRRDLEAETDRLDAAPYEHLGAEGVSRLTELATAFSTTARENGAFPADLRSKN, from the coding sequence ATGACCACACTTCCCGAGCTTGCCGCCCGGCGCTGTTACAGCGTCATCAACCCCCTCCACTCCGCCATCTACTTCTCCCCCGACTTCGGCGAGGAACTCGCCGAGCTGGGGCTGAAGGACGGCGCGGCCGCGTACTTCGTCGGCCGCGCGGCGCCCCTGGGACGGGTGGGCGCGGGCACCGTCACCGCGACCTTCTTCAACTTCAGCCACGAGCTGGTCGCCCGCCACATCCCGGCCGCATGGGACGTGGTCTCCCCCGAGGTCGCGCTGGAGGCCCGGCTGCGAGCCGCCGACTCGGTGCTGCGGCGGGTGCTGGGCGAGGAGGTCATCGCCTCCAAGGAGCTGGCCGAGGCCGCGGAGCTGGCCCTGCGCGCCACGGAGGCGTGCTCGCGCCTGGCGCGCCCGCTGTACGCCGCCCACGCCGATCTGCCCGTCCCGGACGCCCCGCACCTGGCGCTGTGGCACGCCGCCACGCTGCTGCGCGAACACCGCGGTGACGCCCATCTGATGACCCTGGTCGGCGCCGGGCTCGACGCGGTCGAGGCGCTGGCCTCCCACACCGCGACCGGTCAGGGCATGTCCACCAAGTGGATCCTGCGCACGCGCGGCTACAGCGCCGAGGAGTGGGAGGCGGGCCGCCAGCGGCTGCGCGACCGCGGCCTGCTCACCGCCGACAACGAGCTGACGGAGGCCGGTGAGCGGCTGCGCCGGGACCTGGAGGCCGAGACCGACCGCCTGGACGCGGCACCGTACGAGCACCTCGGCGCCGAGGGCGTGTCCCGGCTCACCGAGCTCGCCACCGCCTTCTCCACAACCGCCCGCGAAAACGGCGCCTTCCCGGCCGACCTCCGCAGCAAGAACTGA
- a CDS encoding enoyl-CoA hydratase/isomerase family protein translates to MEPSLEHEVADGIATVVIRHPAKRNAMTPGMWRALPPLLTRLAADPAVRALVLTGDGDTFCAGADIGSLSATYEETTGIALPAEEALAAFPKPTLAAVRGYCVGGGCQLAAACDLRFAEEGAQFGITPAKLGIVYAPGSTRRLVELVGPATAKFLLFSGELIDTERALRTGLVDEVLPAGGLDKRVAEFTRVLVSRSQLTQAAAKEFAAGPVAPDRVAYWQEQVGDSKEAAEGIAAFFERRPPRFRWTPPTG, encoded by the coding sequence ATGGAGCCCTCCCTGGAGCACGAGGTCGCCGACGGCATAGCGACCGTCGTCATCCGCCACCCCGCCAAGCGCAACGCGATGACCCCCGGGATGTGGCGGGCGCTGCCCCCGCTGCTGACCCGGCTCGCCGCCGACCCCGCCGTACGGGCGCTGGTGCTCACCGGCGACGGCGACACCTTCTGCGCGGGCGCCGACATCGGCTCGCTGAGCGCCACGTACGAGGAGACCACCGGGATCGCGCTGCCCGCCGAGGAGGCGCTGGCCGCCTTCCCCAAGCCGACCCTGGCCGCGGTGCGCGGCTACTGCGTGGGCGGCGGCTGTCAGCTCGCGGCCGCCTGCGATCTGCGGTTCGCCGAGGAGGGCGCCCAGTTCGGGATCACCCCGGCCAAGCTGGGGATCGTCTACGCCCCCGGCTCGACCCGCCGGCTGGTCGAGCTGGTGGGACCGGCCACCGCCAAGTTCCTGCTGTTCTCGGGCGAGCTGATCGACACCGAGCGGGCGCTGCGCACCGGTCTGGTGGACGAGGTGCTGCCGGCGGGCGGACTCGACAAGCGGGTGGCGGAGTTCACGCGGGTGCTGGTCTCCCGGTCGCAGCTCACCCAGGCCGCGGCCAAGGAGTTCGCGGCCGGGCCCGTCGCGCCGGACAGGGTCGCGTACTGGCAGGAGCAGGTGGGGGACAGCAAGGAGGCCGCCGAGGGCATCGCGGCCTTCTTCGAGCGCCGCCCGCCACGGTTCCGCTGGACCCCGCCGACCGGATGA